One stretch of Siphonobacter curvatus DNA includes these proteins:
- a CDS encoding Gfo/Idh/MocA family protein, whose protein sequence is MTKIKVGVVGTGFIGPAHIEALRRLPNVEVAALCEVTAELAATKAAQLGIERSYTFDELLKQDDIQVVHICTPNFLHYSQSKAALLAGKHVVCEKPLAKDLHEAEELVELAAQTGLVNAVHFNLRYYPLARQMKAMHESGELGDVYSVMGSYLQDWLFYETDYSWRLEPDKSGNSRAIADIGSHLMDIIEYITGLKTVAVLADFNIIHKTRKKPLKPVETYSGKMLQPEDYADVPITTEDHANVLLRFNNGNRGVITVSQVAAGRKNQLKLEIAGSKKSFAWNSEAPNELWIGKRDGANEVLLRDPSLVHPDVRSIITFPGGHNEGFADTSKQMFKEVYAAIEAGKMPEKPTFPTFADGYRELLICEKILESNTKQAWVEV, encoded by the coding sequence ATGACCAAAATTAAAGTAGGCGTAGTTGGTACGGGCTTCATTGGACCCGCTCACATTGAGGCGTTGCGGCGTTTGCCGAATGTAGAAGTAGCCGCCCTCTGCGAAGTAACCGCTGAACTCGCCGCTACGAAAGCTGCTCAGTTGGGCATCGAGCGTTCATATACTTTCGATGAATTGCTGAAGCAGGATGACATTCAGGTCGTGCATATCTGTACGCCTAACTTCCTTCACTATTCGCAGTCAAAAGCGGCTCTGTTGGCGGGTAAACACGTGGTTTGCGAAAAACCGCTGGCTAAAGACCTCCACGAAGCCGAAGAACTGGTAGAACTGGCCGCTCAGACGGGTCTGGTGAATGCCGTTCACTTCAACCTGCGATATTATCCGCTGGCTCGTCAGATGAAAGCCATGCACGAAAGTGGCGAACTGGGCGACGTGTACTCTGTAATGGGCTCGTACCTCCAGGACTGGCTGTTCTACGAAACCGATTACAGCTGGCGTCTGGAACCCGATAAGTCGGGCAACAGCCGGGCGATTGCCGACATCGGCTCGCACCTGATGGACATCATCGAGTACATCACCGGCCTGAAAACCGTAGCCGTACTTGCGGATTTCAACATCATTCATAAAACGCGTAAGAAGCCATTGAAGCCCGTAGAAACCTACTCGGGCAAAATGTTGCAACCCGAAGATTACGCCGACGTACCCATCACGACGGAAGACCACGCCAACGTACTACTCCGTTTCAACAATGGAAACCGCGGCGTGATTACGGTATCACAAGTGGCAGCAGGCCGGAAGAACCAGCTAAAACTCGAAATCGCCGGATCGAAAAAATCCTTTGCTTGGAATTCCGAAGCTCCCAACGAGTTGTGGATCGGTAAACGCGATGGAGCGAATGAAGTACTGTTGCGGGATCCGTCGCTGGTGCACCCCGACGTTCGCTCGATTATCACCTTCCCCGGTGGACACAACGAAGGTTTCGCTGATACGTCCAAGCAAATGTTCAAGGAAGTTTACGCCGCCATCGAAGCGGGTAAAATGCCGGAAAAACCAACCTTCCCGACGTTTGCCGACGGATACCGCGAGTTACTGATTTGCGAAAAGATTCTCGAATCCAACACCAAGCAAGCCTGGGTGGAGGTGTAA
- a CDS encoding sugar phosphate isomerase/epimerase family protein produces MKTLKGPGIFLAQFLGDTEPFNSLDSIARYMANLGYKGLQLPSGDPRMIDLKTAAESKTYCDELKGKLADIGVEITELSTHLQGQLVAVHPSYATMFSGFGPAELANDPAGQQAWATEQMILAAKASQNLGLTSHVTFSGALLWPFVYPWPQRPAGLVDMAFTELAKRWTPILNAFDEAGVNVGFELHPGEDLHDGISFEMFLEKVNNHPRAGINYDPSHFLLQQLDYLQFIDFYHDRIYAFHVKDAEFNPTGKQGVYGGYQGWVDRAGRFRSLGDGQVDFSGIFSKMAQYDYDGWAVLEWECAIKHPEQGAAEGAPFIESHIIRVTERAFDDFAGTGSDDAFNKKVLGLS; encoded by the coding sequence ATGAAAACACTAAAAGGACCGGGTATCTTCCTGGCTCAGTTTTTAGGAGATACGGAGCCATTTAATTCACTCGATAGTATCGCCCGTTACATGGCGAATCTGGGTTACAAGGGACTTCAGCTGCCCAGTGGTGATCCCCGAATGATCGACCTGAAAACAGCGGCCGAATCCAAGACCTACTGCGATGAGCTGAAGGGCAAACTTGCCGACATCGGTGTCGAGATTACCGAATTGTCCACGCACTTGCAGGGACAGCTCGTAGCCGTACATCCTTCATATGCCACGATGTTTTCGGGCTTTGGTCCGGCTGAACTGGCAAATGATCCTGCAGGACAGCAGGCCTGGGCTACCGAACAAATGATTCTGGCGGCGAAAGCCAGTCAGAATCTGGGTTTAACCTCGCACGTAACGTTCTCCGGAGCTTTACTCTGGCCATTTGTCTATCCCTGGCCCCAACGTCCGGCTGGACTCGTGGACATGGCCTTTACGGAACTGGCTAAACGCTGGACGCCCATTCTGAATGCTTTCGACGAAGCGGGCGTAAACGTAGGTTTTGAGTTACACCCCGGAGAAGACCTCCACGATGGTATCTCCTTCGAGATGTTCCTCGAAAAAGTGAATAACCACCCACGGGCGGGGATCAACTACGATCCGAGTCACTTCCTGCTGCAGCAGCTGGATTACCTGCAGTTCATCGATTTCTACCACGACCGGATTTACGCCTTCCACGTGAAAGACGCCGAGTTCAACCCTACGGGTAAGCAGGGCGTGTACGGTGGCTACCAGGGTTGGGTAGATCGGGCCGGACGCTTCCGTTCACTCGGTGATGGACAGGTGGATTTCAGTGGCATCTTCAGTAAAATGGCTCAATACGATTACGATGGCTGGGCCGTACTGGAGTGGGAGTGTGCCATCAAGCATCCCGAGCAGGGAGCCGCTGAAGGAGCCCCCTTCATTGAAAGCCATATCATTCGCGTAACCGAGCGGGCTTTTGACGATTTCGCTGGTACGGGTTCGGATGATGCGTTTAATAAAAAAGTACTGGGTTTGTCGTAA
- a CDS encoding glycosyltransferase family 9 protein translates to MPSSKNNLHNKHVLICRTDAVGDMVLAMPVCGLIKEYFPTCKISVLGRTYTRDIAQASQHIDGFVNFDDWQGKSVEEINTMLAAEKIDVAIHLKDLSTVAWQLKRAGIKKRIGTTNRVYHWFTCNTLVPLSRKNSGLHEAQLNVKLLQGLNIKRDLSWNEVSDYYGLSRFQPLNPTFEALLSPDKFNLIIHPKSHKNSKEWSLDNYSKLVHRIDQNRFKVFISGSQKEHEELLPWVQQHEGLITDISGQLPLNQFITFISKADGLIACSTGPVHIAAAAGIFTLGLYTDIKTKDAGRWGPVGKKAESLTAVNADMETITVDDILNKINAWQKP, encoded by the coding sequence ATGCCATCGTCTAAAAATAATCTTCATAACAAGCATGTTTTAATTTGTCGTACCGATGCCGTGGGAGATATGGTTTTGGCGATGCCGGTTTGTGGTTTAATCAAGGAATACTTCCCAACCTGTAAAATTTCCGTTTTAGGACGTACGTATACCCGAGATATCGCTCAGGCTAGTCAGCACATTGATGGTTTTGTCAATTTTGATGACTGGCAGGGGAAAAGTGTGGAAGAAATTAATACGATGCTGGCCGCCGAAAAGATTGATGTAGCCATTCACCTGAAAGATTTAAGTACGGTGGCCTGGCAACTGAAACGAGCCGGGATCAAGAAACGAATCGGTACCACCAACCGGGTGTATCACTGGTTTACCTGTAATACGCTCGTACCACTCAGCCGGAAAAACTCCGGTTTACACGAGGCTCAGTTAAACGTAAAATTGCTCCAGGGCCTCAATATTAAACGGGACCTTTCTTGGAATGAAGTTTCGGATTATTATGGCCTCAGTCGCTTTCAACCACTCAATCCAACGTTTGAAGCCCTGCTATCGCCCGATAAATTTAATCTGATTATTCATCCCAAATCGCACAAAAACAGTAAGGAATGGAGTCTGGACAATTACTCGAAACTCGTTCACCGGATTGACCAGAATCGCTTTAAAGTCTTCATCAGTGGTTCACAAAAAGAGCATGAAGAACTCCTGCCCTGGGTACAGCAGCACGAAGGCCTGATTACCGACATTAGTGGGCAACTTCCCTTGAATCAATTCATTACCTTCATCAGCAAAGCTGACGGCCTGATTGCCTGTAGTACGGGTCCCGTACACATTGCGGCAGCAGCGGGTATCTTTACCCTAGGTCTGTACACGGATATTAAAACCAAGGATGCGGGTCGCTGGGGACCGGTCGGAAAGAAAGCCGAATCGTTGACGGCCGTTAATGCCGACATGGAAACGATTACGGTAGACGATATTCTAAACAAAATAAACGCCTGGCAGAAGCCCTAG
- a CDS encoding 3-keto-disaccharide hydrolase has product MKKTLIGILSLMTVACLAQSPNKLSKAEKKTGFKLLFDGKTTNGWHTYNSQGVGTAWKVEDGALKLDAEARKSGATAGDIVTDAEFTDFELKYDSKIAENGNSGVMFHVVESKKYRYPWLTGPEIQVIDNERHSDSKLESHRAGSLYDLIPAQPQNANPAGQWNSMRVVLDQGKFTIYQNDVKVVETDMSTPQFAEMVAKSKFKSMPDFAKAATGRFSLQDHGDTVWFRNIKIREIKH; this is encoded by the coding sequence ATGAAGAAGACATTAATTGGCATTCTGTCGCTGATGACCGTTGCTTGTCTTGCCCAATCTCCCAACAAGCTTTCCAAAGCAGAAAAAAAAACAGGGTTTAAATTACTTTTTGACGGAAAAACAACCAACGGCTGGCATACGTATAACAGTCAGGGTGTGGGTACTGCCTGGAAAGTGGAAGATGGAGCCCTGAAGCTGGATGCCGAGGCTCGCAAATCCGGAGCAACTGCCGGAGATATTGTAACGGACGCTGAATTCACCGATTTTGAATTAAAGTATGATTCCAAGATTGCTGAAAATGGCAACAGCGGGGTAATGTTTCACGTCGTGGAAAGCAAGAAGTACCGCTACCCCTGGTTGACGGGTCCCGAAATTCAGGTAATCGACAACGAGCGGCACTCCGATAGCAAACTCGAAAGCCATCGGGCGGGTAGTTTGTACGATCTGATTCCGGCTCAACCCCAGAATGCGAATCCCGCCGGACAGTGGAATTCCATGCGGGTAGTACTGGATCAGGGCAAATTCACGATCTATCAAAATGACGTGAAAGTGGTGGAAACGGACATGAGTACGCCTCAGTTTGCGGAAATGGTCGCTAAGTCGAAATTCAAGTCTATGCCCGATTTTGCCAAAGCTGCTACGGGCCGTTTTAGTTTGCAGGATCACGGCGATACCGTGTGGTTCCGTAACA